Proteins encoded together in one Mycobacterium noviomagense window:
- a CDS encoding AMP-binding protein: MLVGQGAGWGSVGLLVSRSVEAVVAMLAVLKSGAAYVPIDPVCRRPGWGLCCRMPRR, translated from the coding sequence ATGCTTGTTGGGCAGGGCGCGGGCTGGGGCAGTGTGGGGCTGTTGGTGTCGCGTTCGGTCGAGGCGGTCGTGGCGATGCTGGCGGTGCTCAAGAGCGGGGCGGCCTATGTGCCGATCGACCCTGTCTGCCGGCGGCCCGGCTGGGGTTTGTGCTGTCGGATGCCGCGCCGGTAG